The DNA region TGTAACGTGTGCTAGAGCTAGAAGTACAGCTGAAGCTAATCCAAGTTTAAATGCTTCACGTCTCGATTCCATACACTCAAATGCTCGTAGCCTCTTACGTGTAATCACCTTTATGGaaacaaagctcaaactagtgaAATTGAAAGAGGaggacaaataaaataaaagatagcaTAGCTAGCATAAATCTATATACTAAAACTGAATTCTGTCTTAAAGTAGAGAGACATAGTTATAACATATAATAGTAATACTATAAAGTTATGAATCAATAGCCACAATTGTTTTGTACTTAATTTGTATTATAACTCTTACTGTTCTATTATACGTTGACTTATAAAGATAAATCGTGTACCTTGTTTTTGGCAAATTCAGCTTCCATGCTGAGAATACCAGCTACAACGTCCATAGCCACAATTACTAGACAAACAATAAGAACAACTATTTTTGCCATGTCTGCAACTTTGGAGCGCTTCCAATAGAGGTATATggccatttgaagaagaagaagaagaaggtaaaaGACAAACATACTAATTGATTATGGATGGGCTTTAGTGTCAGGGCGGAGCCATATGTTGCTCCTTGGGGGGCCATGGGCCCATGGCCctcccaaattttaaattttctccaCAGCACATATAACAAAAAGATATAGGCCCCTCAAAAAACTATAACCGGCCCCATTTCTTCAGAAGACTTAAACTTTGTCTAACAAGTGAAACTTCTCCTCAAATAAAAGAATAGTCGAGCTCTCCAATTATCcaaaaacttgtaattaatTTAGTAGACAATGACCTAGGGCTCGTTTGGTTTAGAGATGTCTCAGTTTCCATAACTTAGTTTTCAAAACCCATAACTCAAACTCATAACTCCTTACTCAAACCTCACCTTCACtcaaaaattgcaaaacacaTGTTTGGACTCAGTTCTCAGTTACACATCTCTACAACTTTTCCCCAAAACCATGGACTCCACCACTGGTGTTGCCTACTGTTGCTACCCACGTCTCATTACTTCTCCATGGAAgcccatcttcttctttcttctcccaAAAGAATGCACAGGAAACCCAC from Castanea sativa cultivar Marrone di Chiusa Pesio chromosome 6, ASM4071231v1 includes:
- the LOC142639493 gene encoding protein VASCULATURE COMPLEXITY AND CONNECTIVITY-like — encoded protein: MAIYLYWKRSKVADMAKIVVLIVCLVIVAMDVVAGILSMEAEFAKNKVITRKRLRAFECMESRREAFKLGLASAVLLALAHVTFNLLSGCICTSSTEELERSTANRKIWFACLISSWYVFFIITCS